The Gammaproteobacteria bacterium DNA segment GTACATATGCAAAGGCTTGCCAGCCCCCGAACACAACACCGCCAATGACCGCGAGCAGGGTGAGCGGCACCATCAGCAGGCTGGCGATGATAAATCCGCCTATCGCGACCGCAGTACGCACCTCGAACGATGATATCGAAGCGAGATACTGTTGTACCCGTTCCGGGGACAGTAACTCCAGTAGTGGTGTCCAGCGCCACGCGGCGGCGAGTCCCAGCAACAGGAGCACGATTATGGCGAATATCAGCAGGCGCCGTCGGCCCGGAGATTTGTGTGCTACCGGGACATAGGCTTCAACAAAATATTCCACACTGAACGGCTCTGCCGGATCTATCAGGTAGGAATCCGGTACCATCTCGTCAACGTTTTCGGGCACCGAACAGTCCAGCGGACGCAGACTGCGCTGGTCGCTGCGCAAACTGTCGATTGCCCTGATCGTGCTTCCCTCCTGTTGTATGGCCCGTGTGACATCCTCTGGCGTGCAGGCGAGATGCTCGGCCAGCAGACGGGATCGCAGTCCATGGATGTATCCGGCGATCCTGTCATTCGCCTGTCTCGATTCGAGCGCAAGGTCACACTCTGTATCCAGCCCCATTGAGCGATTGCTGGTATTCGACGACCCGATCCGCAACAGGTGGTCGTCGACGATCAACAGCTTTGCGTGCACGCTGATACAGGTATCACCCAGCCCGGGTTGATAGGGAAAGTAAACTCTCAGTCGATCGTGCTGGTCCACATCGTGCAAGCGTTTCATAATGCGCCCACGCACGACATCCATGGTGACTTGTTCCAGCCACCCCCCCGTCTGTTCCGGAAGTATCAGGATTACTTCCGGTCCATGCTCCTCAGCGAGGCGTTCCGCCAGCGCGTCGGCCAGGACGTGCGCGGTGAAATACTGATTTTCGATGTAAATGGTTTCCCGGGCCGAGGCAATGGCGTCGATGTAGAGGCGCTCGACTTCTCTGACCTCGTTGCGGCCACGGTAAGCGGGTTCGGTTCTGGCGATCGCGATATCCACGCCTTCAAGCTCGGCAGCAATACTGTTTGGCCAAGGACACCCCTGCACGCCGGCCGGGGCTGTGATACGCCTGCCACACAACCGTCGCCAACGCTCGCGGGCGAGTTCTCCCAGCCGGCGGGCCGCAATGCCTTCGACCAGCATCATCATGTCATGAAAGGGCGGGTATGCCTT contains these protein-coding regions:
- a CDS encoding VTT domain-containing protein — encoded protein: MIDAETGGSRELSGRNPVLVSGRNFWKYERASRLATIVDTADYFAAFAEACRAAERQILILGWDFDRQERLHRGDPDGDFPDKLGEFLVTLVKQKPDLHVYLLLWDFNMIYAAERELLPALRLRLQTPPRFHFRLDDKHPKGASHHQKVVVIDDRIAFVGGIDLSRWRWDTAEHAPDDPRRIDSNGKAYPPFHDMMMLVEGIAARRLGELARERWRRLCGRRITAPAGVQGCPWPNSIAAELEGVDIAIARTEPAYRGRNEVREVERLYIDAIASARETIYIENQYFTAHVLADALAERLAEEHGPEVILILPEQTGGWLEQVTMDVVRGRIMKRLHDVDQHDRLRVYFPYQPGLGDTCISVHAKLLIVDDHLLRIGSSNTSNRSMGLDTECDLALESRQANDRIAGYIHGLRSRLLAEHLACTPEDVTRAIQQEGSTIRAIDSLRSDQRSLRPLDCSVPENVDEMVPDSYLIDPAEPFSVEYFVEAYVPVAHKSPGRRRLLIFAIIVLLLLGLAAAWRWTPLLELLSPERVQQYLASISSFEVRTAVAIGGFIIASLLMVPLTLLAVIGGVVFGGWQAFAYVLTGAMGASAIGFFGGRLLGHGLLKRLSGSRIEQLSKRLTKRGTIAVAILRLVPVAPFAIFNLIAGSSHLGARQFLVGSLIGLAPGLGAITLFSNSLWEALTAPSLVNSAIAVGLGGALILLVWLAKRWLRTS